A window of Polaromonas hydrogenivorans contains these coding sequences:
- a CDS encoding sugar phosphate isomerase/epimerase family protein → MNHNSGNIGDFGMDTISLAGPLEAKLKAVREAGFTQIMLAARDLVGHPDGMEAAVAAVRASGLRVTGFQVLRDFEGLSGHLHAYKIDIAKSMLAMCHALDCRLLLVCSSTSVHASGDTQALVKDLRKLAMLAIPMNIKVAYEALSWGRTVNEFPQAWDLVCQADMPNLGLGLDSFHLFATNTPLDELEMLDPQKIFLVQLADFMWLDIKSVQERIDTARHFRVFPGEGVHSEALAALVARLHALGYRGDYSFEVFNDDYQQMPLPTVARRAWRSAQWLGEDVLRRSVPLPNQIRLKR, encoded by the coding sequence ATGAACCACAACAGCGGCAATATCGGCGATTTCGGCATGGACACGATTTCGCTGGCCGGGCCTCTTGAGGCCAAGCTCAAGGCCGTGCGCGAGGCCGGCTTCACCCAGATCATGCTGGCCGCCCGCGACCTGGTCGGCCACCCCGACGGCATGGAGGCCGCCGTGGCCGCCGTGCGCGCCAGCGGACTGCGCGTCACCGGCTTTCAGGTGCTGCGCGATTTTGAAGGCCTTTCGGGCCATCTGCACGCCTACAAGATCGACATCGCCAAGTCGATGCTGGCGATGTGCCACGCGCTTGACTGCCGGCTGCTGCTGGTCTGCTCCTCGACCTCGGTGCATGCCAGCGGGGACACGCAGGCGCTGGTCAAGGACTTGCGCAAGCTCGCCATGCTGGCCATTCCGATGAACATCAAGGTCGCCTACGAAGCACTGTCCTGGGGCCGGACCGTCAATGAATTTCCGCAGGCCTGGGACCTGGTCTGCCAGGCCGACATGCCCAACCTGGGGCTGGGCCTGGACTCGTTCCACCTGTTCGCCACCAACACGCCGCTCGACGAGCTGGAGATGCTGGACCCGCAGAAAATCTTTCTGGTGCAGCTGGCCGACTTCATGTGGCTTGACATCAAGTCGGTCCAGGAGCGCATTGACACGGCGCGGCATTTCCGGGTGTTTCCGGGCGAGGGCGTGCACAGCGAAGCGCTGGCCGCGCTGGTGGCCCGGCTGCACGCGTTGGGCTACCGGGGCGACTACAGCTTTGAGGTGTTCAACGACGACTACCAGCAGATGCCCCTGCCCACGGTGGCCCGGCGCGCCTGGCGCTCGGCGCAGTGGCTGGGCGAGGACGTGCTGCGCCGCTCGGTGCCGCTGCCCAACCAGATCCGGCTCAAACGCTGA